Proteins found in one Chionomys nivalis chromosome 15, mChiNiv1.1, whole genome shotgun sequence genomic segment:
- the LOC130887547 gene encoding nodal-like, translating to MGGRSWLSCGLFVLGLWCINFSWVQPLECSPAILPSGVSEILSSRQHGFTITSKSSQFLHSYWLLHFEAAPFLGSSRLQLWAWVPVPPHASELILEFKDHEKDLQRILLDTFPIIFSSYESEGGVLLEIYCLLVYWMEVVPILLAEKSVSTDVPGAILRECSRTQDKRDAVLLFVSSSYAQPSLFHLPYVQEPFIPDVEQLLLSPNHQEVDHDQVNLPTQKLCHLQDQKVNLYRASWGQCIVAPKTFSFPSCQGNCLALNSELLHSSFECYKREAPTCSRLFQVCSPIKARLFSLMVQDDEHKMSVHHMNTSIVEKCGCS from the exons ATGGGTGGCCGCTCTTGGCTTAGCTGTGGTCTTTTTGTGCTGGGTCTTTGGTGCATAAATTTTAGCTGGGTGCAGCCATTGGAATGTTCCCCTGCCATTCTGCCTTCTGGTGTCAGTGAGATCCTTTCTTCCAGACAACATGGCTTTACCATCACATCTAAAA GCAGCCAGTTCCTACATAGTTACTGGCTTCTGCACTTTGAAGCAGCTCCCTTCTTGGGTTCTTCCCGACTACAGCTCTGGGCCTGGGTACCAGTTCCTCCTCATGCCTCTGAGCTCATTCTAGAGTTTAAGGACCACGAAAAGGACCTACAGAGGATCCTTCTGGACACTTTCCCTATTATCTTCTCATCGTATGAGTCAGAAGGAGGAGTTCTATTGGAGATCTACTGTTTACTAGTGTATTGGATGGAGGTGGTGCCTATCCTTCTGGCAGAGAAGTCTGTGTCCACTGATGTCCCCGGAGCCATCCTGAGGGAATGCTCTAGAACCCAAGACAAGCGAGATGCAGTGCTGCTGTTCGTATCCTCATCCTACGCTCAACCATCCCTGTTTCATCTGCCTTATGTCCAGGAGCCCTTTATCCCTGATGTGGAACAGCTGCTTTTAAGCCCGAATCACCAGGAGGTGGACCATGACCAGGTTAATCTCCCCACACAGAAGCTCTGTCATCTGCAGGATCAAAAGGTGAACCTTTACAGAGCTTCGTGGGGCCAGTGTATCGTGGCACCCAAGACTTTCAGCTTTCCATCCTGTCAGGGGAACTGCCTGGCCCTGAACAGTGAGCTCCTTCACTCCAGTTTCGAATGCTATAAG AGGGAGGCACCCACCTGCTCCAGGCTCTTTCAGGTCTGTAGCCCTATCAAGGCTCGTCTCTTCTCCTTGATGGTCCAGGACGATGAACACAAGATGAGCGTGCACCACATGAACACGTCCATAGTAGAGAAGTGTGGCTGCTCCTGA